One segment of Actinomyces sp. 432 DNA contains the following:
- a CDS encoding metal-dependent transcriptional regulator, which produces MSELIDTTEMYLKSVYELEEDGVLPLRARIVERLGHSGPTVSQTVARMERSGLIWVADDRSLQLTDEGRRRATEVIRKHRLAERLLLDVVGVDRRLVHDEACRWEHVMSEQVEDRLAAILDDISTDPFGNPIPERVPTLPSPAAAEISAERLVRDGRSDAVITRVGEPIQADVELIARFEDADLHAGTPVRLTSTVGGIRVARQDDESASALLQGSLTRHLFLKR; this is translated from the coding sequence ATGAGTGAGCTGATCGACACCACCGAGATGTACCTGAAGTCCGTGTACGAGCTTGAGGAAGATGGCGTACTTCCGCTGCGCGCGCGGATTGTGGAGCGGTTGGGGCACTCCGGCCCAACCGTGTCGCAGACGGTTGCCCGCATGGAGCGTAGCGGGCTTATCTGGGTCGCTGATGACCGCTCCCTGCAACTGACAGATGAGGGTCGGCGACGTGCCACCGAGGTTATTCGCAAACACCGCCTTGCTGAAAGGCTGTTGCTGGATGTGGTCGGAGTAGACCGCAGGCTCGTACATGACGAGGCTTGCCGGTGGGAGCACGTAATGAGCGAGCAGGTCGAGGACCGCCTGGCGGCGATACTCGATGACATCTCGACCGACCCCTTCGGCAATCCGATTCCGGAGCGGGTTCCCACGCTTCCTTCGCCTGCTGCGGCTGAGATCAGCGCCGAGCGGCTGGTTCGCGATGGTCGCTCCGACGCTGTCATTACGCGTGTAGGCGAGCCGATCCAGGCCGATGTAGAGCTGATCGCCCGGTTCGAGGATGCCGATCTGCATGCCGGCACACCGGTGCGGCTGACATCCACCGTCGGAGGCATTCGGGTTGCTCGTCAGGATGATGAGTCGGCCTCGGCACTGCTGCAGGGCTCCCTCACCCGCCACCTGTTCCTGAAGCGTTGA
- a CDS encoding NCS2 family permease, producing MTTHTPAPTTSAAAGAADSRNAIDRFFHITERGSTVAREVRGGIVTFFTMAYILVLNPLVLSTPHEGIAPLGTPEQIAAGTAFIAGIITILMGLLANYPMALAAGLGINAMIAYTLVGMNGMTYADAMGLVVIEGVIILLLVLTGFREAVFKAVPADIKTAISVGIGLFIALIGLVDAKVVRAGGTPLELGLGGSLQGWPVLVFLFGLFLILVLHVRKVRGSILIGIVASTILAALIEAFAHLGAFDAETNPTGWSLSIPALEGAPVELPSLATLGQFSLLGSVEKVGVVSVVLLVFSLMLADFFDTMGTMVAIGAEGDLLDENGNPPHTREILVVDSLGAIAGGAGGVSSNTSYIESAAGVGEGARTGLASIVTGVLFLASMFIAPVVSMVPYEAATPALVVVGFLMMTQVTDIDWKTPEIALPAFITIIMMPFSYSITNGIGAGFVSYLVVQMARGRVKDIHPLMWVASVLFVIYFTLEPIKAILGVG from the coding sequence GTGACCACACATACCCCAGCTCCCACAACGTCAGCAGCGGCCGGGGCGGCGGATTCCCGCAACGCGATCGACCGCTTCTTCCACATAACCGAGCGCGGCTCCACGGTGGCGCGTGAAGTGCGTGGCGGCATCGTCACGTTCTTCACGATGGCCTACATCCTGGTGCTGAACCCGCTGGTGCTGTCCACACCGCACGAGGGGATCGCCCCGCTGGGCACGCCCGAGCAGATTGCCGCCGGCACCGCATTCATCGCAGGCATCATCACGATCCTCATGGGCCTGCTGGCCAACTACCCCATGGCGCTGGCCGCCGGCCTGGGTATCAACGCGATGATCGCCTACACCCTGGTCGGCATGAACGGCATGACCTACGCCGACGCCATGGGCCTGGTGGTGATTGAGGGAGTCATCATCCTGCTACTGGTGCTTACCGGCTTCCGCGAGGCGGTGTTCAAGGCCGTCCCGGCGGACATCAAGACCGCCATCTCGGTGGGCATCGGCCTGTTCATCGCCCTGATCGGCCTGGTGGACGCCAAGGTCGTCCGCGCCGGCGGCACCCCGCTGGAGCTCGGCCTGGGCGGCTCCCTGCAGGGCTGGCCGGTGCTGGTGTTCCTGTTTGGACTGTTCCTGATCCTGGTGCTGCACGTGCGCAAGGTGCGCGGCTCCATCCTCATCGGCATCGTCGCCTCCACCATCCTGGCGGCCCTTATCGAGGCCTTCGCGCACCTGGGGGCATTCGACGCGGAGACCAACCCCACCGGCTGGTCGCTGTCCATCCCCGCCCTGGAGGGCGCCCCCGTCGAGTTGCCGAGCCTGGCCACGCTCGGCCAGTTCAGCCTTCTCGGCAGCGTGGAGAAGGTCGGCGTCGTCTCCGTGGTGCTGCTGGTCTTCTCCCTCATGCTCGCCGACTTCTTCGACACCATGGGCACCATGGTTGCCATTGGCGCGGAGGGTGACCTGCTGGATGAGAACGGCAACCCGCCGCACACCCGCGAGATCCTCGTCGTCGACTCCCTGGGCGCGATCGCGGGCGGCGCCGGCGGCGTCTCCTCCAACACCTCCTACATCGAGTCGGCTGCGGGCGTCGGTGAGGGCGCTCGCACCGGCCTGGCCTCAATCGTCACCGGGGTGCTGTTCCTGGCCAGCATGTTCATCGCCCCGGTCGTCTCCATGGTGCCTTACGAGGCGGCCACCCCGGCGCTGGTGGTCGTCGGCTTCCTGATGATGACCCAGGTGACGGATATCGACTGGAAGACCCCGGAGATCGCCCTGCCGGCCTTCATCACCATAATCATGATGCCGTTCTCCTACTCCATCACCAACGGCATTGGCGCGGGCTTCGTCTCCTACCTGGTAGTCCAGATGGCACGCGGCCGGGTCAAGGACATCCACCCGCTGATGTGGGTCGCCTCGGTGCTGTTCGTCATCTACTTCACGCTCGAGCCCATCAAGGCGATCCTGGGCGTGGGCTGA